The following coding sequences are from one Methanohalophilus halophilus window:
- a CDS encoding sarcinarray family MAST domain-containing protein has product MSDKILPWNRNTDHYVFRLLCAFFIFTVSFSTGVLANDSYEVTEVYCNGELYPGHFTPSPVLDANESFSLTVDMTVKQASIVDITLNQHVLDSGASLEIQTGACAFNSTHSREFAPNETFSYKWIIREAENKTCGQVPVGFQYSIKPVDTPELTVENSCIIVTPHITNECVNDEIWNDNYPLSLNSYIPRSESSSGFSLVGFVSPLFAFAIVGLLLLRRKK; this is encoded by the coding sequence ATGTCGGATAAAATATTGCCATGGAACAGAAACACAGATCACTACGTATTCAGATTGCTCTGTGCCTTTTTCATTTTCACAGTATCTTTTTCTACAGGCGTGCTTGCCAATGATTCCTATGAAGTGACTGAGGTCTATTGCAATGGTGAATTATATCCAGGACATTTCACCCCTTCTCCTGTTCTGGATGCAAATGAGTCGTTCTCTCTGACAGTTGATATGACCGTAAAGCAGGCAAGTATTGTCGATATTACTCTCAATCAACATGTTTTGGATTCTGGCGCTTCTCTGGAAATACAGACAGGGGCATGTGCATTCAATTCAACTCATTCACGTGAGTTTGCCCCAAATGAGACTTTTTCTTATAAGTGGATAATCAGGGAGGCAGAAAATAAGACATGTGGACAGGTTCCGGTTGGATTCCAATATTCAATTAAGCCGGTAGACACTCCTGAGTTAACTGTTGAGAATTCTTGTATTATTGTCACTCCCCATATCACGAATGAATGTGTTAACGATGAGATATGGAATGATAATTATCCTCTCTCTTTAAATTCCTATATCCCACGTTCAGAATCATCTTCAGGGTTTTCACTTGTTGGGTTTGTCAGTCCTCTTTTTGCTTTTGCAATAGTGGGTCTACTATTGCTTCGTCGCAAAAAGTGA
- a CDS encoding phosphoadenosine phosphosulfate reductase domain-containing protein, which produces MQKKRSTFTFASAGKKSRPKARKTRKRSDKQVLADHIFWCSSCNVPLIGPVCDTCGSEGTKLTLTSPSDVRFVSAYERDLLDDLLRQLYGCNPFVDRVILLNKVAGDDRNDEVLVDGILIGHMYFDILQKKSKFEPTDMGASILINHTHSKIAHLHYTGRHLNGKKISMEGIDHFSLDIEKGDPVLLRCGKLVGIGISLEDSANFRPGKPLLRVKKIKKISANLKQPVPSMDSVIKANQSSLKKIESNAINMIKGIGNDPAYSSFPVNVSFSGGKDSLVVLDLARRALDASRLRAIFLNTGIEFPETVQFAHEFCNDNGIELIEKRAENAFWDNVESFGPPGKDFRWCCKVCKLGPANSAFESCSAENPCLAVDGKRKYESFSRQETAATEVNPFVPGQLNVFPIRQWRAIEVWLYIYWKNLAYNPLYDMGFERVGCYLCPSTLECEFERVRQLFPELYERWMAYLQKWTASKGLPPEYAEYGFWRWQQHPPKMLALAKQLGISIKPVETEDFSISAVSGHSVCSGGDFSVEARIRGVSLSEASDVLRMMGNVVYSPEMGVVLAKSRSCTVKFFASGNLKVTAADRKIADRMYRNACLQLLRIARCSGCGVCLNACAKGSIELKNGKIKIHDSCTGCGKCNESCVVIRYANRIIPDI; this is translated from the coding sequence ATGCAAAAAAAACGCTCCACATTTACCTTTGCTTCCGCAGGCAAAAAGAGTCGTCCAAAGGCCAGGAAGACTCGAAAACGCTCCGATAAGCAGGTGCTAGCCGACCATATTTTCTGGTGCAGTTCCTGCAATGTGCCTTTAATAGGTCCTGTCTGTGATACTTGTGGCAGTGAAGGTACGAAATTAACCCTCACTTCTCCTTCAGATGTGAGATTTGTTTCTGCTTATGAAAGGGACTTACTTGATGACCTGCTACGGCAACTATATGGTTGTAATCCTTTTGTTGATAGGGTCATTCTGTTGAACAAAGTTGCCGGGGATGACCGCAATGATGAGGTGCTGGTTGATGGTATACTTATCGGTCATATGTATTTTGATATCCTGCAAAAAAAATCCAAGTTTGAACCCACGGACATGGGTGCCAGCATCCTGATAAATCATACACATTCAAAAATTGCACATCTTCATTATACCGGTCGCCATCTTAACGGTAAAAAAATCTCCATGGAGGGTATCGACCATTTTTCCCTGGATATCGAAAAAGGTGATCCTGTGTTGCTGCGATGTGGAAAACTGGTGGGTATTGGCATCTCTCTTGAGGATTCAGCTAATTTCAGGCCGGGCAAACCTTTGCTTCGGGTCAAGAAAATCAAAAAAATTTCTGCAAACCTGAAGCAACCAGTGCCTTCCATGGATTCTGTCATCAAGGCCAACCAATCGTCTCTCAAAAAAATAGAATCCAATGCTATAAACATGATAAAAGGGATTGGCAATGATCCTGCTTATTCTTCTTTTCCTGTCAACGTATCATTCAGTGGTGGCAAGGATAGTCTGGTTGTGCTGGACCTTGCCCGAAGGGCATTGGATGCCAGCCGCCTCAGGGCAATTTTCCTCAATACGGGTATAGAATTTCCTGAGACAGTGCAATTTGCACATGAGTTTTGCAATGACAATGGGATAGAACTTATTGAAAAAAGGGCAGAGAATGCTTTCTGGGATAATGTGGAGAGTTTCGGTCCACCGGGCAAGGATTTCCGCTGGTGTTGTAAAGTCTGTAAACTGGGCCCTGCTAATTCGGCTTTTGAGTCCTGCAGTGCGGAGAATCCCTGTCTTGCAGTTGACGGAAAACGCAAATATGAGTCATTTTCCAGGCAGGAGACCGCTGCAACCGAGGTCAATCCCTTTGTACCGGGCCAGTTGAATGTTTTTCCAATCAGGCAATGGAGGGCTATTGAGGTCTGGCTGTACATCTACTGGAAAAACCTTGCTTATAACCCCCTCTATGACATGGGTTTTGAAAGGGTAGGTTGCTATCTATGCCCTTCGACCCTTGAATGTGAATTTGAGAGGGTCAGGCAATTGTTCCCCGAATTGTATGAAAGATGGATGGCATACCTGCAAAAATGGACGGCTTCAAAGGGTTTGCCCCCGGAATATGCCGAATATGGCTTCTGGCGCTGGCAGCAGCATCCTCCTAAAATGCTTGCCCTGGCAAAACAGCTGGGAATATCTATCAAACCCGTTGAAACAGAAGATTTCAGCATAAGTGCAGTTTCCGGACATTCTGTCTGTAGTGGAGGCGATTTTTCCGTTGAGGCCCGGATACGCGGAGTGTCACTATCAGAAGCATCGGATGTACTGAGAATGATGGGTAATGTCGTATATTCCCCGGAGATGGGTGTTGTCCTCGCAAAGAGCCGCTCATGTACGGTTAAATTCTTTGCATCGGGCAATTTGAAAGTTACAGCTGCTGACAGGAAAATTGCAGACAGGATGTACAGGAATGCATGTTTGCAGTTGCTACGTATTGCCCGTTGCAGTGGCTGCGGGGTATGTCTCAATGCATGTGCCAAAGGTTCCATTGAATTGAAAAACGGGAAAATAAAAATACATGACTCATGCACAGGGTGTGGAAAATGCAACGAGTCCTGTGTTGTAATCCGGTATGCTAATCGTATCATTCCTGATATTTAA
- a CDS encoding methionine adenosyltransferase, whose amino-acid sequence MRNIKVEQLVQTPVENQEIELVERKGLGHPDSISDGIAEAVSRALCAEYIEKCGAVLHHNTDETQIVAGRSSPAFGGGEVIKPIYTLLVGRATKEFNGVEIPAETVALSAARDYLRNNIVNLDLEKDIILDCKLGTGSSDLRDVFDREKVPTANDTSFGVGHASFSELERIVYDTEKQLIGDLKGKLPAIGEDIKVMGLRDKDDISLTVCCGMVDKYVDDMDAYVSFKEQMKDYILDIAGKYTDRDVNAYVNAADNTGGGCGCIFLTVTGTSAEMGDDGSVGRGNRCNGLITPNRPMSMEATSGKNPINHVGKIYNLLSTQMAWDIVEAVPQVDEVYVRLLSQIGKPIDQPMAASIQVIPEEGANFATIQNDAEAVADEWLGNITKITDLVINGGMGTF is encoded by the coding sequence ATGCGGAACATAAAAGTTGAACAACTTGTCCAGACACCTGTGGAAAATCAGGAGATAGAGCTTGTTGAACGTAAGGGTCTGGGACATCCAGATAGTATATCTGATGGAATTGCAGAGGCTGTAAGCCGTGCCCTTTGTGCGGAATATATTGAAAAATGCGGTGCTGTACTTCATCATAATACGGATGAAACCCAGATTGTTGCAGGCCGTTCTTCCCCTGCTTTTGGAGGTGGGGAGGTCATCAAGCCAATCTATACTCTTCTTGTGGGGAGGGCTACAAAGGAATTTAATGGTGTGGAAATCCCGGCTGAAACAGTGGCACTCTCGGCAGCACGTGATTATCTGAGGAATAATATTGTAAATCTTGATCTTGAAAAGGATATTATCCTTGACTGCAAACTTGGTACAGGTTCTTCTGATTTGAGGGATGTTTTTGACCGGGAAAAAGTTCCCACTGCCAATGACACATCTTTTGGTGTTGGTCATGCATCATTTTCCGAACTTGAGCGTATAGTCTATGATACCGAGAAGCAGCTTATAGGCGATCTGAAAGGGAAATTACCTGCAATAGGTGAAGACATCAAGGTCATGGGATTGCGGGATAAAGATGATATTTCCCTGACTGTTTGCTGTGGAATGGTTGACAAATATGTTGATGATATGGATGCCTATGTTAGTTTCAAGGAACAGATGAAGGATTATATTCTGGATATTGCGGGCAAATACACTGACAGGGATGTTAACGCATATGTCAATGCTGCCGATAATACCGGAGGTGGTTGTGGCTGTATCTTCCTGACGGTAACAGGCACCTCTGCGGAAATGGGTGACGATGGTTCTGTTGGTCGGGGTAACCGTTGTAATGGTTTGATAACCCCGAACAGGCCCATGAGTATGGAGGCTACAAGTGGTAAGAACCCTATCAATCATGTAGGTAAGATTTACAATTTGCTTTCCACTCAGATGGCCTGGGATATTGTGGAAGCCGTGCCGCAAGTAGATGAAGTATATGTGCGATTGCTATCCCAGATAGGAAAACCTATTGATCAGCCCATGGCTGCCAGTATCCAGGTAATTCCTGAAGAGGGGGCAAATTTTGCTACGATTCAGAATGATGCCGAAGCGGTTGCCGATGAGTGGCTTGGTAATATTACCAAGATTACCGATCTTGTTATAAACGGGGGAATGGGCACTTTCTGA
- a CDS encoding sulfide/dihydroorotate dehydrogenase-like FAD/NAD-binding protein has translation MSYNIIETRNLVPDVNLLKVEAPDIAKAAKAGQFVILRIDESGERIPLTIADFDADEGSITVIYQVMGKTTRQLTTLKTGETLRDFVGPLGTPSDIRKLGTVVMVGGGVGVAPVYPQARAYRGAGNHVISIIGARNEEMLILEEEMAEVSDELYVATDDGSKGHHGFVTDIVKDILDSDQQVDRIVIIGPPIMMKVGAGVTAPYGVETLVSLNPIMIDGTGMCGGCRVSVGGETKFACVDGPEFDASGVDFDLMMSRLSIYRPQEKEALESYNKKCGGDCKCH, from the coding sequence ATGTCTTATAATATAATTGAAACACGCAATCTTGTTCCTGATGTGAACCTCTTGAAGGTCGAAGCTCCGGATATAGCAAAAGCAGCGAAGGCGGGGCAATTTGTAATATTACGTATTGATGAAAGCGGAGAACGCATTCCTCTCACAATAGCCGACTTTGATGCTGATGAGGGTTCTATAACTGTAATATATCAGGTAATGGGCAAGACTACCAGGCAATTAACAACCCTTAAGACAGGTGAAACGTTGCGGGATTTTGTCGGTCCTCTGGGCACTCCCTCGGATATCCGCAAACTCGGCACAGTAGTAATGGTTGGGGGTGGTGTCGGCGTGGCTCCTGTTTACCCACAGGCACGTGCCTATCGCGGGGCAGGTAACCATGTAATATCTATAATTGGTGCCCGCAATGAAGAAATGCTCATTCTTGAAGAGGAAATGGCAGAGGTGAGCGATGAGCTTTATGTGGCTACTGATGATGGGAGCAAAGGCCATCACGGTTTTGTAACCGATATTGTCAAGGATATTCTTGATAGTGACCAGCAGGTTGACCGTATTGTAATAATCGGGCCGCCCATAATGATGAAAGTAGGGGCGGGTGTAACCGCTCCATATGGCGTGGAAACCCTTGTAAGCCTCAATCCAATTATGATCGATGGTACCGGAATGTGTGGCGGTTGCCGTGTATCTGTTGGTGGGGAAACCAAATTTGCGTGTGTGGATGGGCCGGAGTTCGATGCCTCTGGTGTGGATTTTGACCTTATGATGAGCAGGCTTTCCATTTACAGGCCACAGGAAAAGGAAGCCCTTGAAAGTTACAACAAAAAATGCGGGGGTGATTGTAAGTGTCACTGA
- the hisG gene encoding ATP phosphoribosyltransferase yields the protein MIRIAIPNKGRLHDPTVKLFKEAGLPVLEGSSRKLFAKTTDPEMIFLFARAADIPEYVQDGAADVGITGLDLIDETDAEVEVMLDLHFGRAKLVLAVPEDSEIKTAEDLKNMRVATEFPNITEKYFKNIDIPVEVIKVSGACEMTPHVGIADAIVDISSSGTTLVTNHLRKITDVFSSSVYLISNAESSQREEKIQHIKTALESVLHAKQKRYLMMNVPSGKLETIKDILPGLGGPTVMKVESKNSTHAVHAVIDADQVFAIVSELKKAGASDILVVPIERMIP from the coding sequence ATGATACGCATTGCAATACCAAATAAAGGCAGACTCCACGATCCGACCGTGAAACTCTTCAAAGAAGCAGGTCTCCCGGTACTTGAGGGATCAAGCCGGAAACTTTTTGCAAAAACAACAGACCCCGAAATGATATTTTTATTTGCAAGAGCGGCGGATATTCCCGAATATGTGCAGGACGGAGCTGCAGACGTGGGAATTACCGGGCTTGATCTTATAGATGAAACTGATGCAGAAGTTGAAGTTATGCTGGACCTGCATTTCGGGAGAGCAAAACTGGTACTTGCAGTCCCTGAAGACTCAGAGATTAAAACTGCTGAAGACCTGAAAAACATGCGGGTTGCTACTGAATTCCCAAATATTACAGAGAAATATTTTAAAAATATTGACATACCAGTTGAAGTGATCAAAGTAAGTGGTGCCTGCGAGATGACACCCCACGTGGGAATTGCCGATGCGATTGTTGACATATCCAGTTCCGGCACAACTCTTGTGACAAACCATCTCAGGAAAATTACAGATGTGTTCAGCTCGTCTGTGTACCTGATTTCAAATGCCGAAAGTTCCCAGAGGGAAGAAAAAATCCAGCACATAAAAACAGCCCTTGAAAGCGTACTCCATGCAAAGCAAAAACGCTATCTTATGATGAATGTGCCATCAGGCAAACTGGAAACTATCAAAGACATCCTCCCCGGTCTTGGGGGCCCGACTGTTATGAAAGTAGAATCAAAAAATTCCACCCATGCAGTACATGCAGTTATTGATGCAGACCAGGTCTTTGCAATAGTCAGTGAACTGAAAAAAGCAGGTGCATCAGACATACTGGTTGTACCAATCGAAAGAATGATACCCTGA
- the hisB gene encoding imidazoleglycerol-phosphate dehydratase HisB — protein sequence MPRTSTVSRTTRETSIELTINIDGKGDSQINTGIGFFDHMLVCFARHSGFDLTIDAKGDLEVDGHHLIEDIGIVMGQAFDRIMAEKSGIARFGEARIPMDEALASVVVDIGGRSYLVMDTTFESEKVGEFNTQLTRHFFESFVSNAKVTLHANVYGYNDHHKIEALFKAFAHAMKKATVTEGKGVKSTKGCL from the coding sequence ATGCCAAGAACTTCCACTGTATCCCGTACTACCAGAGAAACAAGTATAGAACTTACGATTAACATCGATGGCAAAGGGGATTCACAGATAAATACAGGCATCGGTTTTTTTGACCACATGCTGGTATGTTTTGCACGACATTCAGGTTTTGACCTTACAATCGATGCTAAAGGTGATCTGGAAGTAGACGGTCACCACTTGATTGAGGATATTGGGATCGTGATGGGGCAGGCTTTTGACCGGATAATGGCAGAAAAGTCAGGAATTGCCCGTTTCGGAGAAGCAAGAATACCAATGGATGAGGCCCTTGCCAGTGTAGTAGTGGATATAGGAGGGCGCAGTTATCTCGTGATGGACACGACTTTTGAATCCGAAAAAGTAGGGGAATTTAACACCCAGCTTACAAGGCATTTCTTTGAATCATTTGTCTCCAATGCAAAAGTCACCCTTCATGCCAATGTATATGGTTACAATGACCACCACAAAATCGAAGCCCTTTTCAAGGCATTTGCTCATGCAATGAAAAAAGCAACAGTTACCGAGGGCAAAGGGGTCAAAAGTACAAAGGGATGTCTCTGA
- the hisA gene encoding 1-(5-phosphoribosyl)-5-[(5-phosphoribosylamino)methylideneamino]imidazole-4-carboxamide isomerase, producing MEFEVIPAVDMKNGKCVQLIQGLPDQERISLDDPEAVAIKWIGQGAKTLHLIDLDGAIEGKRKNAPIIENIIMLCERQGVEVQVGGGIRSFEDAANLLHMGANRVILSTAAVQNPDLVERLAREFKPENINVALDSKNGKVSTKGWTEQSEYTAVQLGKMFEEKGAGSILFTNIDKEGLMEGVDTEPTTELVNELTIPVIASGGVTTLKDIQTLKKTGACGVVVGSALYAGNFTLTEAINTIREEISGGE from the coding sequence ATGGAATTTGAGGTCATACCCGCTGTAGATATGAAAAACGGGAAATGTGTCCAGTTGATACAGGGTCTACCAGACCAGGAACGTATTTCACTTGATGATCCTGAAGCAGTTGCTATTAAGTGGATCGGACAAGGAGCAAAAACCCTGCATCTGATAGACCTTGACGGCGCCATCGAAGGTAAAAGGAAAAACGCCCCGATTATAGAAAATATCATTATGCTATGTGAAAGACAAGGAGTCGAAGTACAAGTAGGCGGTGGAATTCGCTCTTTTGAGGATGCTGCAAACCTGCTCCACATGGGGGCTAACAGGGTGATACTAAGCACCGCAGCTGTTCAAAATCCGGATCTGGTTGAAAGACTTGCCAGAGAATTCAAACCCGAAAACATTAATGTTGCTCTGGACTCAAAAAATGGAAAAGTTTCTACAAAGGGATGGACCGAGCAATCCGAATATACTGCGGTACAACTGGGGAAAATGTTCGAAGAAAAGGGCGCAGGAAGCATTCTGTTCACCAACATCGACAAAGAAGGATTAATGGAAGGTGTGGACACAGAACCCACAACAGAGCTGGTAAATGAACTTACAATACCGGTGATTGCTTCAGGAGGAGTAACCACCCTGAAAGATATCCAGACCCTGAAAAAAACCGGTGCCTGCGGTGTTGTGGTCGGGAGTGCTCTTTATGCAGGAAATTTTACCCTTACAGAAGCGATAAATACAATCAGAGAGGAAATCTCTGGTGGAGAGTAA
- a CDS encoding AI-2E family transporter produces MELKDIDGVSVIIENRWKIIASLAFFIVFLALVKILLPLADGIVLGLVFAYICRPIYDKINRKNHYGAFIATMFIVTPLVIIIGTGFVEIFRQLIWVIENQSQVLEIIFDFVRAILPGTYFERINQLVWDSSLSILSFAGSLGFVSYAKSLGMFMINLVVAIFVCYFLLLEGEKLYASAVCIAPKGTQLNAGRYLRELDRILSGIFIGNAYAALTVSTISVIVFYAFGLSHIPALATLIFIASVIPLFAGYMVLLALSVIRYIEMGAEAAIVFFIVSSIVIYVPPELFLRPYFVSMKSQIHPVVLVVVFLGGGFVGGIAGFFAAPVLLGALVAAYRVYIDNSNSQDTEDSDTDSEEACLTKDSI; encoded by the coding sequence ATGGAGTTAAAAGATATAGATGGTGTATCTGTAATTATCGAAAACAGATGGAAAATAATTGCTTCGCTTGCTTTTTTTATTGTTTTCCTGGCTCTTGTGAAAATTCTTCTCCCTCTTGCAGACGGTATCGTGTTGGGTCTGGTTTTTGCCTATATATGCAGGCCTATATATGACAAGATAAACAGGAAAAACCATTATGGGGCATTCATTGCGACGATGTTTATCGTAACGCCTCTTGTTATCATAATCGGCACCGGTTTTGTAGAGATTTTCAGACAGCTTATCTGGGTTATTGAAAACCAGTCACAGGTCCTTGAGATCATATTTGATTTTGTAAGGGCAATATTACCGGGCACTTATTTTGAACGTATCAACCAGCTTGTTTGGGACTCATCGCTTTCGATCCTTTCTTTTGCAGGTAGCCTGGGTTTTGTTTCGTATGCCAAAAGTCTGGGTATGTTTATGATCAATCTGGTTGTGGCAATCTTTGTTTGCTATTTCCTGCTGCTTGAAGGTGAGAAACTGTATGCATCCGCAGTGTGTATCGCTCCGAAGGGTACCCAATTAAATGCAGGCCGCTACCTGCGGGAGCTGGACCGGATACTGAGTGGGATATTTATAGGTAATGCCTACGCTGCTCTGACTGTAAGTACGATTTCAGTAATTGTGTTTTATGCCTTTGGTTTATCTCATATACCGGCACTTGCGACCCTGATATTTATTGCTTCTGTGATTCCCCTTTTTGCGGGTTATATGGTGCTTCTGGCACTGTCTGTTATCAGATACATAGAAATGGGCGCAGAGGCTGCAATTGTCTTTTTCATTGTGTCATCTATAGTAATATACGTCCCGCCTGAGCTCTTCCTGCGTCCGTATTTTGTGAGCATGAAATCCCAGATACATCCGGTAGTACTTGTCGTGGTATTTCTGGGTGGAGGCTTTGTAGGGGGAATAGCTGGATTTTTTGCCGCACCGGTACTCCTGGGAGCTTTGGTAGCTGCTTACCGGGTATATATTGACAATTCGAACAGTCAGGATACAGAAGATTCCGACACGGATTCGGAGGAAGCGTGCCTTACAAAAGATTCCATTTGA
- the gltA gene encoding NADPH-dependent glutamate synthase, whose translation MSLKQEMPEQKPKERIRNFGEVALGYTEQQAVIEAGRCLECNDPQCVAGCPVNIDIPGFVSQIKNKDFDKAIGILKESNALPAICGRVCPQEEQCEKLCVLGKKGAPLAIGRLERFCADYERDEGVKSPEKPKSSGKNVAVIGAGPAGLTAAAELAKAGHGVTIYEALHEPGGVLTYGIPEFRLPKDIVRQEVDYIRNLGVDIKVDYVIGKIKTLDELRDEFDAVFVGTGAGLPRFMGIEGENLNGVYSANEFLTRVNLMKAYRFPDYDTPIKCGNKVVVVGAGNVAMDAARSALRLGGEEVTVVYRRSEAEMSARIEEVEHAKEEGVIFDLLTNPVRILEGENKTVTGVECVNMELGEPDDSGRRRPIPIEGSEHVIDADIVIIAIGTSPNPVIFAGSEELETTSKGTIVVNEDTMSSLAGLCAGGDVVTGAATVISAMGAGKQAASTINRYLGNQF comes from the coding sequence GTGTCACTGAAACAGGAAATGCCTGAGCAAAAACCAAAGGAAAGAATTAGAAACTTCGGTGAAGTGGCATTGGGTTACACAGAACAACAGGCTGTAATTGAGGCGGGACGCTGTCTTGAGTGCAATGACCCCCAATGTGTGGCAGGATGTCCTGTTAATATTGATATACCGGGTTTTGTATCACAGATTAAGAACAAAGACTTTGATAAGGCTATAGGTATACTCAAGGAATCCAATGCCCTGCCGGCAATCTGCGGACGTGTTTGCCCTCAGGAAGAGCAGTGTGAGAAACTCTGTGTACTTGGGAAAAAGGGTGCCCCTCTTGCCATTGGAAGGCTTGAGCGTTTCTGTGCGGATTATGAAAGGGATGAAGGAGTAAAATCCCCTGAAAAACCAAAATCCAGCGGGAAAAACGTGGCTGTCATTGGTGCAGGTCCTGCGGGACTTACTGCAGCAGCAGAACTTGCAAAAGCAGGGCATGGTGTAACTATTTATGAAGCCCTCCACGAGCCGGGAGGGGTATTGACCTACGGTATACCCGAATTCAGGTTACCCAAGGACATTGTCAGGCAAGAAGTAGATTATATCCGTAATCTTGGGGTTGACATAAAAGTGGATTATGTCATAGGAAAAATAAAAACCCTTGATGAACTCCGCGATGAATTCGATGCCGTCTTTGTTGGTACGGGTGCCGGTCTCCCCCGGTTCATGGGTATTGAAGGGGAGAACCTCAACGGTGTCTATTCTGCAAATGAGTTTCTCACAAGGGTCAATCTGATGAAAGCCTACCGCTTCCCGGATTATGACACACCAATCAAATGCGGAAATAAGGTTGTTGTAGTAGGAGCCGGCAACGTTGCAATGGATGCTGCCCGCAGTGCCCTGCGGCTGGGTGGCGAGGAAGTAACAGTTGTATATCGTCGCAGTGAGGCGGAAATGTCTGCACGTATTGAAGAAGTTGAACATGCAAAGGAAGAAGGTGTGATTTTCGACCTGCTTACCAACCCGGTCCGTATCCTTGAAGGTGAAAATAAGACCGTTACAGGTGTAGAATGCGTAAATATGGAACTCGGCGAACCTGATGATTCCGGCAGGAGGCGTCCCATCCCAATTGAAGGTTCTGAGCATGTGATCGATGCTGACATAGTGATAATTGCTATCGGGACTTCCCCAAACCCGGTTATATTTGCAGGTTCTGAAGAACTTGAAACAACTTCGAAGGGTACAATAGTTGTCAATGAGGATACTATGTCATCATTGGCAGGATTATGTGCGGGTGGCGATGTGGTAACCGGTGCTGCAACCGTAATCAGCGCAATGGGTGCAGGCAAACAGGCAGCTTCAACCATTAACCGGTATCTGGGCAATCAGTTCTGA